The Mycolicibacterium parafortuitum nucleotide sequence CGTTGAGAGGACGTGCTGTCACGAGAGGCCAACTTAGCCCAGCCGGTTCAATACGACTGCCAGCCCGGGTCTCCGCGCCAGTGCGCGCCGTCGACGGTGACCCGCGCCGCACCGTCGGCCGCGACGGTGCCGATGACGCGCCAGCCCGGCGGCACAGGGCCGGGGAACGTGGCCACGAGGGCATGGTCCTCACCGCCGCCGAACACGCACTGGCCTGCATCGACGCCGGCCGCGGCGGCCGCGTCGGCGACCGCGGCGACGTCCGCGCCCAGTGCCTCGGCGGCCAGGTCGATGTGCACGCCGGAGGCCGTCGCGATGTGACCGAGATCGGCAAGCAGCCCGTCCGAGACATCGGTCATCGCGCTCGCCCCGGCCCGCGCCGCAGCGGCGCCCTGCCCGTATGGCGGCTCGGGCACCAGATGTCCGCGCCTGATCTCGTCGAATCCACCGATACCTTTGCGCCACAACGCATATCCCGCGGCAGAGCGACCCAGCACCCCGGCGACGGCAACGGTGTCCCCGCGCCGCGCGCCGCCACGCCGCACCGGCTCGCGGCCACCGAGATCACCGAGCGCGGCCACCGAGATCACCCATTGCGGTGCCGCGACCATGTCACCGCCGACGATGCCCGCACCCATCAGGCCGGCCTCGTGCCACATGCCGTCGGCCAACTCGACCGCGCCCGCGACAGCGCTGTCGGCCGGGGCGCCGAACCCGACCACGAAGGCCGTCGACCGCGCACCCATCGCCTCGATGTCGGCGGCGTTCTGTGCGATCGCTTTTCGGCCGATGTCGTACGGCGACGACCAGTCCAGCCGGAAGTGCCGCTTCTCGACCAGCATGTCGGTGCACACCACGGTCCTTCCGTCGGCGGCAGCCACCACGGCGGCGTCGTCACCGGGTCCGACGCTGACGCCCGCCGGTTGCCTTCGGCCGGCGACCAGCCGGTCGATGACGGCGAACTCCCCCAGCTCCGACAGTGTCGCGCCGGCGTCATCGGCCGCCATGTCAGTTCCTTTCACCTGCGGTACGTTTGGTCCCTGCGGCGTGGAGTCTATGCAGCCAGATGGAGGGGTTACGGCGTGGTGGAGGCTTTCGTTCTGATCCAGACCGAGGTCGGCCGCGCCGAGGTGATCGCCAAGCAGCTCGCCGGGCTGTCCGGTGTGCTGTCCGCCGAGTACGTCACCGGACCCTATGACGTCGTGGTTCGCGCCGAAGCGCCGTCGCTGGAGGAACTTCGTTCCACGGTGGTGCCCAGCGTGCAACAGGTCGCCGGTATCACCCGGACGCTGACCTGCCCGATCGCCCGGGAAGCCGCGTCCTAGAGTCTGGCGTGTGGACGACAGCCAGACCGGAGACGGACCGCCGCGCGCCGCACTGATCGCCGCGCTCGTGGTCGCCGTCGTCGCGGTGCTCGCGGTGCTGGTCGTCGCGGCGGTGTCTCAGCGCACACCGGCACAGCAGGCCGTCGCGATCACCGGAGTGCCTGCGCCGCAGGCCGAAAGCCCGGACTGCCGGGCGCTGGTGAAGGCGTTGCCCGAGCAACTGGGCGACTACGGACGCGCGCCGCTCGTCGACCCGGCGCCGGCCGGGACCGCCGCATGGCGCACCGACGGCGGCGAGGCGGTGATCCTGCGGTGCGGGCTGGACCGGCCCGCGGAGTTCGTCACCGGAGCGCCGCTGCAGGTGGTGGACGCGGTCTCGTGGTTCCGGGTGGGCGAAGCAGGGGTGGGAAATGACCGGGTGGGCGAAGCAGGGGTGGGAAATGACCGGGTGGGCGATGTCACGGAGCCTGATCGCAGCACGTGGTTCGCGGTGGACCGGCCCGTCTACGTCGCGCTGACGTTGCCCCCTGGCGCGGGTCCGGCGCCGATCCAGGCGTTGTCGAAGGCGATCGCGGACACCCTGGAGCCCCGCCGTCCGGAGCCGGCGCCGATCGGTTAGCGCAGACCGGTGCCGCGGGCGACGGCGGTCTCGACCATCGTCGCCA carries:
- a CDS encoding thiamine-phosphate kinase, with the translated sequence MAADDAGATLSELGEFAVIDRLVAGRRQPAGVSVGPGDDAAVVAAADGRTVVCTDMLVEKRHFRLDWSSPYDIGRKAIAQNAADIEAMGARSTAFVVGFGAPADSAVAGAVELADGMWHEAGLMGAGIVGGDMVAAPQWVISVAALGDLGGREPVRRGGARRGDTVAVAGVLGRSAAGYALWRKGIGGFDEIRRGHLVPEPPYGQGAAAARAGASAMTDVSDGLLADLGHIATASGVHIDLAAEALGADVAAVADAAAAAGVDAGQCVFGGGEDHALVATFPGPVPPGWRVIGTVAADGAARVTVDGAHWRGDPGWQSY
- a CDS encoding Lrp/AsnC ligand binding domain-containing protein; this encodes MVEAFVLIQTEVGRAEVIAKQLAGLSGVLSAEYVTGPYDVVVRAEAPSLEELRSTVVPSVQQVAGITRTLTCPIAREAAS
- a CDS encoding DUF3515 domain-containing protein is translated as MDDSQTGDGPPRAALIAALVVAVVAVLAVLVVAAVSQRTPAQQAVAITGVPAPQAESPDCRALVKALPEQLGDYGRAPLVDPAPAGTAAWRTDGGEAVILRCGLDRPAEFVTGAPLQVVDAVSWFRVGEAGVGNDRVGEAGVGNDRVGDVTEPDRSTWFAVDRPVYVALTLPPGAGPAPIQALSKAIADTLEPRRPEPAPIG